The Bacteroidota bacterium DNA window GCTCGCCGACCGTGATCTGGCCCCGCGTCGGGCGCTCCATAGCCGCCAGCAGGTGCATCAGCGTCGACTTCCCCGACCCGCTTCGCCCGACGACCGCCGTGAACGAGTGCGGCGGGAGCGCGAGATCGACACCGCTGAGCGCGTGGACCGTGCTGCTCCCGCGTTGGTACGTGCGGGCGACATCGTCGAAGCGAATGAAGGGCTCAGGCATAAAGGGCAAGGTTGGTCTCCCAACCCCGTCCACCCGTCTTCGTTCTGCCTCTGGTGCGAAGGATTGGCGAACCCGTTTCAGTGCCAGCAGGCGCTTGGCGCGGTACTACCGTCGCCTTTCCCGCCGCTTCGCCCAGCGTGAATTCGAGGTACGCTGCGGCTTGCTCGCGGCTCACGGTCGGGAACCCGTCGAGGGTCTCGCCGGAC harbors:
- a CDS encoding DUF433 domain-containing protein, whose translation is MIPRARGETNPWIEEEHRTFQKKNGAVPMSPNQVISRDPDIVSGAFVFKGTRVPVETLIDYLKSGETLDGFPTVSREQAAAYLEFTLGEAAGKATVVPRQAPAGTETGSPILRTRGRTKTGGRGWETNLALYA